The Camelina sativa cultivar DH55 chromosome 14, Cs, whole genome shotgun sequence genome includes a window with the following:
- the LOC104742265 gene encoding E3 ubiquitin-protein ligase CHFR-like isoform X2 — MTTKAETGQSSGSKPSGDDDTWAKLVPLDTKFSDVEIKCDDMVICSEIKPSSLEKHEWCRITKNLGQGSATIHNQSFDAILVDEAVIPKDGAVDIMSGSEIVPGPEGQGYLQYRFTIMPAPESRTQLLKISIDPEHAKCSICLNIWHDVVTAAPCLHNFCNGCFSEWMRRSKAKHQHVLCPQCRTTVQYVGKNHFLKNIQEDILNADAALRRPAEDIAVLDSSASIQSNLIIGSKRKRRSNILSPPLEERDSLPLQCPQCVANIGGYRCEHHGAHLQCHLCQGMMPFRANLQVPLHCKWQGMR, encoded by the exons ATGACGACGAAGGCGGAAACTGGACAATCCTCTGGTTCGAAACCTTctggtgatgatgatacatGGGCCAAACTGG TTCCTCTCGACACCAAATTCTCAGATGTCGAGATTAAGTGCGATGATATGGTAATATGCTCTGAGATTAAACCGTCGTCCTTAGAAAAACACGAATGGTGCAGAATAACAAAGAATTTGGGTCAAGGTTCTGCTACTATACATAATCAGAG TTTCGATGCTATACTTGTTGACGAGGCTGTCATCCCGAAAGATGGTGCTGTTGATATCATGAGTGGATCTGAAATTGTTCCTGGCCCTGAAGGACAAG GGTACTTGCAGTACAGATTTACAATAATGCCTGCTCCAGAATCCAGAACCCAGCTATTAAAG ATATCCATAGATCCTGAACATGCGAAATGCAGTATCTGCTTAAACATATGGCATGATGTTGTCACAGCTGCACCTTGCCTTCACAATTTCTG TAATGGCTGTTTTTCAGAATGGATGCGGAGATCGAAAGCAAAACATCAACATGTGTTATGTCCACAATGCAGAACAACAGTACAATATGTGGggaaaaatcattttcttaaaaacatACAAGAG GATATATTAAACGCGGATGCTGCACTGAGGCGGCCAGCTGAAGATATTGCAGTGTTGGACTCATCTGCATCGATACAATCAAATCTT ATAATTGGGAGCAAGAGAAAACGTCGTTCGAATATTCTCTCGCCCCCACTTGAAGAAAGAGATAGCTTGCCTTTACAATGCCCACAATGTg TTGCTAATATTGGTGGTTATCGGTGTGAACATCATGGTGCACATCTGCAATGCCACCTGTGTCAAGGAATGATGCCCTTCAGAGCCAATCTCCAAGTGCCATTACACTGTAAGTG GCAAGGGATGCGATAG
- the LOC104742265 gene encoding E3 ubiquitin-protein ligase CHFR-like isoform X1 → MTTKAETGQSSGSKPSGDDDTWAKLVPLDTKFSDVEIKCDDMVICSEIKPSSLEKHEWCRITKNLGQGSATIHNQSFDAILVDEAVIPKDGAVDIMSGSEIVPGPEGQGYLQYRFTIMPAPESRTQLLKISIDPEHAKCSICLNIWHDVVTAAPCLHNFCNGCFSEWMRRSKAKHQHVLCPQCRTTVQYVGKNHFLKNIQEDILNADAALRRPAEDIAVLDSSASIQSNLIIGSKRKRRSNILSPPLEERDSLPLQCPQCVANIGGYRCEHHGAHLQCHLCQGMMPFRANLQVPLHCKGCDRPFCGAYWSSENVTQGVSSPVCSRDTFRPISERTVTRIPSITHEMNRHEQDVRN, encoded by the exons ATGACGACGAAGGCGGAAACTGGACAATCCTCTGGTTCGAAACCTTctggtgatgatgatacatGGGCCAAACTGG TTCCTCTCGACACCAAATTCTCAGATGTCGAGATTAAGTGCGATGATATGGTAATATGCTCTGAGATTAAACCGTCGTCCTTAGAAAAACACGAATGGTGCAGAATAACAAAGAATTTGGGTCAAGGTTCTGCTACTATACATAATCAGAG TTTCGATGCTATACTTGTTGACGAGGCTGTCATCCCGAAAGATGGTGCTGTTGATATCATGAGTGGATCTGAAATTGTTCCTGGCCCTGAAGGACAAG GGTACTTGCAGTACAGATTTACAATAATGCCTGCTCCAGAATCCAGAACCCAGCTATTAAAG ATATCCATAGATCCTGAACATGCGAAATGCAGTATCTGCTTAAACATATGGCATGATGTTGTCACAGCTGCACCTTGCCTTCACAATTTCTG TAATGGCTGTTTTTCAGAATGGATGCGGAGATCGAAAGCAAAACATCAACATGTGTTATGTCCACAATGCAGAACAACAGTACAATATGTGGggaaaaatcattttcttaaaaacatACAAGAG GATATATTAAACGCGGATGCTGCACTGAGGCGGCCAGCTGAAGATATTGCAGTGTTGGACTCATCTGCATCGATACAATCAAATCTT ATAATTGGGAGCAAGAGAAAACGTCGTTCGAATATTCTCTCGCCCCCACTTGAAGAAAGAGATAGCTTGCCTTTACAATGCCCACAATGTg TTGCTAATATTGGTGGTTATCGGTGTGAACATCATGGTGCACATCTGCAATGCCACCTGTGTCAAGGAATGATGCCCTTCAGAGCCAATCTCCAAGTGCCATTACACT GCAAGGGATGCGATAGGCCATTTTGTGGTGCTTATTGGAGTTCCGAAAATGTTACACAAGGTGTATCTAGTCCAGTATGCAGTCGTGACACTTTCAGACCT ATCTCGGAACGCACAGTTACCAGGATTCCATCGATAACCCATGAAATGAATCGCCATGAACAAGATGTAAGGAATTAA
- the LOC104742266 gene encoding putative lipoyltransferase-like protein, chloroplastic yields the protein MNFSISTSSVLNPKLYHHHHSNLNRNRVLASVQMINSENHKNPRKCECFDLYDQLVPYKKAWSWQKNIVNEKKALIDRNQECSDTVILLQHPPVYTMGTGSSEDYLNFDVKDAPFDIYRTERGGEVTYHGPGQLVMYPIINLRNHKMDLHWYLRKLEEVAIRVLSSAFSIKASRLDGFTGVWVGNKKVAAIGIRVSKWMTYHGLALNVTTDLTPFNSIVPCGIRNRGVGSVKGLIEVGEHVIGDMCYTKLDDLELLDVAHESLLKEFSEVFQLQIEKQTVLKLES from the exons ATGAATTTTTCCATTTCAACAAGCTCTGTTTTGAACCCGAAGCTATATCATCACCATCATAGTAACCTCAACAGAAACAGAGTATTAGCATCTGTCCAGATGATAAACTCGGAGAATCACAAAAACCCAAGAAA GTGCGAGTGTTTTGATCTCTACGATCAATTGGTTCCATACAAGAAAGCTTGGTCATGGCAAAAAAACATTGTCAATGAGAAAAAAGCTCTGATTGATAGAAACCAAGAGTGCTCAGATACAGTGATTTTATTACAGCATCCTCCAGTTTACACAATGGGAACTGGAAGTTCAGAGGATTATCTCAATTTTGATGTAAAGGATGCACCTTTTGATATCTATCGAACTGAACGTGGTGGTGAAGTCACTTACCATGGTCCTGGTCAG TTAGTTATGTATCCTATAATCAATCTCCGGAATCACAAGATGGATCTTCATTGGTACCTAAGGAAGCTTGAGGAAGTAGCCATTCGTGTTCTTTCCTCTGCTTTCTCCATTAAAGCGTCTCGTCTTGACGGTTTTACTGGAGTTTGGGTTG GCAATAAGAAAGTGGCGGCGATAGGTATCCGTGTGTCGAAATGGATGACATATCATGGTCTAGCTCTTAATGTCACAACAGATTTAACACCGTTTAACTCGATAGTTCCATGTGGGATAAGAAACCGTGGGGTTGGAAGTGTAAAGGGTTTGATTGAGGTTGGAGAACACGTAATTGGGGACATGTGTTATACTAAGCTTGACGATTTGGAGTTGTTAGATGTAGCTCATGAGTCGTTACTAAAGGAATTCTCTGAAGTTTTCCAGCTTCAAATTGAAAAGCAAACAGTATTGAAACTGGAAAGCTAA
- the LOC104742267 gene encoding pentatricopeptide repeat-containing protein DWY1, chloroplastic-like: MALEAAFSMRFCSFPVPKAIPFERETSSFQRITSRAKAIAGEGQVQSFVEPEEKVSSDGVETKVKETAHKMFVKTAERNLDGSNGGRLTARELSYRRGNDKNTNPGSVVSKDTTLQHISPSGQSTKVRGDKPEISGEKKAIADRSKAYVKLKSLEKEVRDAGYVPDTKYVLHDIDQEAKEKALMHHSERLAIAFGLINTSPGTTIRVMKNLRICGDCHNFIKILSSIEDREIIVRDNKRFHHFRDGSCSCGDYW; this comes from the coding sequence ATGGCTCTGGAGGCTGCTTTCTCCATGAGATTTTGCTCCTTCCCTGTCCCTAAAGCAATCCCATTTGAGAGAGAAACTTCATCTTTTCAACGAATCACCTCAAGAGCAAAGGCAATTGCGGGTGAGGGTCAAGTTCAAAGCTTTGTTGAACCCGAGGAAAAGGTAAGCTCTGATGGAGTTGAGACCAAAGTCAAGGAAACTGCTCACAAAATGTTTGTTAAGACCGCTGAAAGAAACTTAGATGGTTCGAATGGTGGCAGATTAACAGCTAGAGAACTTTCTTACCGCAGGGGAAACGACAAAAACACCAATCCAGGTTCGGTAGTTAGTAAAGATACTACTTTACAACATATCTCACCTTCTGGTCAGTCGACAAAGGTTAGAGGAGATAAGCCAGAGATTTCAGGTGAGAAGAAAGCTATTGCAGATAGAAGCAAGGCCTACGTAAAGCTGAAGTCTTTAGAGAAAGAAGTGAGAGATGCAGGCTATGTACCAGACACGAAGTATGTGCTTCATGATATCGACCAAGAAGCTAAAGAGAAAGCATTGATGCATCACAGTGAACGTTTAGCTATCGCTTTCGGTCTTATAAACACGTCTCCAGGCACTACTATAAGGGTGATGAAGAATCTGAGGATATGCGGAGATTGCCATAACTTCATAAAGATATTATCGAGTATTGAAGATAGAGAGATCATTGTAAGAGATAACAAGAGGTTTCATCATTTTAGAGATGGTAGCTGTTCTTGTGGAGATTATTGGTAG
- the LOC104742268 gene encoding putative purine permease 20 isoform X2 encodes MGLHTSESPDRITQEEEANIGVENQPRATTSIPQVIKTRNWWICLFVCSGLVVTGRVLATLLLNFYFIQTGRDVCDDPKQFKGTWLQSFIQNAAFPFTALLLLLWRSLFSTHRETQSSSSFVKLFLLYISLGVLFAAYSQLYAIGRTHCVFFFWIFTTQLIFTSIFTAIINKHKFNRWIILSIVLSGIATGITSSDDAYYPCEGEGGKMSYGAWCGLFGTVAFSLSLCIMQLGFQKVIPNTESRVSAVMLMQTNASMIATLICLVGLFISGEFKDIKEDFETFTKGRPLYVLSLIGLSLAWQVMSLGLVGLVCLASSLFSNVVSFSASPLANIFVVLAFSFMDDDVDWFKGGALLAGILGFASYIYSFYKATKKREIASQSETESVCD; translated from the exons ATGGGTTTACACACTAGTGAATCTCCGGACCGAATCACACAAG aagaagaagccaataTTGGAGTTGAGAATCAACCAAGAGCAACGACTTCAATACCCCAAGTTATCAAGACACGAAACTGGTGGATTTGTTTATTTGTCTGCTCGGGTTTGGTTGTAACAGGACGTGTTTTAGCCACACTTCTTCTTAACTTCTACTTCATCCAAACAGGACGAGATGTTTGTGATGACCCTAAACAATTTAAAGGCACATGGCTTCAGTCTTTTATCCAGAACGCTGCGTTTCCATTTACAGCGTTGCTTCTTCTCTTATGGCGTTCTTTGTTCTCCACCCATAGAGAAACtcaatcttcttcgtcttttgtcaaactctttcttctttacatCTCTCTCGGTGTCCTCTTTGCTGCTTATAGCCAACTCTATGCGATAGGGAGAACTCATTGTGTGTTCTTCTTTTGGATCTTTACAACACAATTGATCTTCACTTCCATATTTACAGCaatcatcaacaaacacaaattcaacCGTTGGATCATATTATCCATCGTCCTTTCTGGAATTGCCACAG GCATTACATCTTCGGATGATGCTTATTATCCCTGCGAAGGTGAAGGTGGGAAAATGAGCTACGGTGCTTGGTGTGGCTTATTTGGCACGGTAGccttctctttatctctctgTATCATGCAATTAGGGTTCCAAAAGGTTATACCGAACACAGAGAGTAGAGTTTCCGCGGTGATGTTGATGCAAACTAACGCTTCTATGATTGCAACGTTGATATGTTTGGTTGGATTGTTCATAAGCGGTGAATTCAAAGATATCAAGGAAGATTTCGAGACGTTTACAAAGGGGAGGCCGCTTTACGTTTTGAGTCTTATCGGTTTATCACTTGCGTGGCAAGTAATGTCTTTAGGGCTAGTGGGTCTTGTGTGTTTAgcgtcttctcttttctctaatGTCGTCAGCTTCTCTGCGTCACCATTAGCTAACATTTTCGTTGTCTTGGCGTTTTCGTTtatggatgatgatgttgactGGTTTAAGGGAGGAGCTCTGTTAGCTGGGATCCTTGGGTTTGCATCTTATATTTATTCCTTTTACAAGGCTactaagaaaagagaaatagcaAGCCAAAGTGAAACAGAGAGTGTGTGTGATTGA
- the LOC104742268 gene encoding putative purine permease 20 isoform X1, with amino-acid sequence MGLHTSESPDRITQEEEEANIGVENQPRATTSIPQVIKTRNWWICLFVCSGLVVTGRVLATLLLNFYFIQTGRDVCDDPKQFKGTWLQSFIQNAAFPFTALLLLLWRSLFSTHRETQSSSSFVKLFLLYISLGVLFAAYSQLYAIGRTHCVFFFWIFTTQLIFTSIFTAIINKHKFNRWIILSIVLSGIATGITSSDDAYYPCEGEGGKMSYGAWCGLFGTVAFSLSLCIMQLGFQKVIPNTESRVSAVMLMQTNASMIATLICLVGLFISGEFKDIKEDFETFTKGRPLYVLSLIGLSLAWQVMSLGLVGLVCLASSLFSNVVSFSASPLANIFVVLAFSFMDDDVDWFKGGALLAGILGFASYIYSFYKATKKREIASQSETESVCD; translated from the exons ATGGGTTTACACACTAGTGAATCTCCGGACCGAATCACACAAG aagaagaagaagccaataTTGGAGTTGAGAATCAACCAAGAGCAACGACTTCAATACCCCAAGTTATCAAGACACGAAACTGGTGGATTTGTTTATTTGTCTGCTCGGGTTTGGTTGTAACAGGACGTGTTTTAGCCACACTTCTTCTTAACTTCTACTTCATCCAAACAGGACGAGATGTTTGTGATGACCCTAAACAATTTAAAGGCACATGGCTTCAGTCTTTTATCCAGAACGCTGCGTTTCCATTTACAGCGTTGCTTCTTCTCTTATGGCGTTCTTTGTTCTCCACCCATAGAGAAACtcaatcttcttcgtcttttgtcaaactctttcttctttacatCTCTCTCGGTGTCCTCTTTGCTGCTTATAGCCAACTCTATGCGATAGGGAGAACTCATTGTGTGTTCTTCTTTTGGATCTTTACAACACAATTGATCTTCACTTCCATATTTACAGCaatcatcaacaaacacaaattcaacCGTTGGATCATATTATCCATCGTCCTTTCTGGAATTGCCACAG GCATTACATCTTCGGATGATGCTTATTATCCCTGCGAAGGTGAAGGTGGGAAAATGAGCTACGGTGCTTGGTGTGGCTTATTTGGCACGGTAGccttctctttatctctctgTATCATGCAATTAGGGTTCCAAAAGGTTATACCGAACACAGAGAGTAGAGTTTCCGCGGTGATGTTGATGCAAACTAACGCTTCTATGATTGCAACGTTGATATGTTTGGTTGGATTGTTCATAAGCGGTGAATTCAAAGATATCAAGGAAGATTTCGAGACGTTTACAAAGGGGAGGCCGCTTTACGTTTTGAGTCTTATCGGTTTATCACTTGCGTGGCAAGTAATGTCTTTAGGGCTAGTGGGTCTTGTGTGTTTAgcgtcttctcttttctctaatGTCGTCAGCTTCTCTGCGTCACCATTAGCTAACATTTTCGTTGTCTTGGCGTTTTCGTTtatggatgatgatgttgactGGTTTAAGGGAGGAGCTCTGTTAGCTGGGATCCTTGGGTTTGCATCTTATATTTATTCCTTTTACAAGGCTactaagaaaagagaaatagcaAGCCAAAGTGAAACAGAGAGTGTGTGTGATTGA